ATTTCCTTTCTCTCTTTTGTCCTGTTAATATGTCTCCATGTATccataatctaatcaaaatatctcAAAGCTAAGAGAACAAAATCTCTACTCACTTCCcgtctcaaaattttttctttttttgagaacTTTTCCTCAGAATTATTCAAGGGAAGAGGATTCTTACTGCGATGGCGTCGTCGTCAGCGCCGGTCCCGGCCTCATCGGCCGCGGTGTCGTCATCGATGACCGCATCGACGAGCTCGCCATGCGCGGCGTGCAAGTTCCTCCGCCGGAAGTGCCAGCCGGACTGCGTCTTCGCGCCCTACTTCCCGCCGGACCAGCCGCAGAAATTCGTGCACGTGCACCGGGTCTTCGGCGCGAGCAACGTCACCAAGCTGCTCAACGAGCTGCACCCCTACCAGCGGGAGGACGCCGTCAACTCCCTCGCCTACGAGGCCGACATGCGCCTCCGGGACCCCGTCTATGGCTGCGTCGGCGTCATCTCCATCCTCCAGCACCAGCTCCGCCAGCTCCAGATGGACCTCTCCTGCGCCAAGTCCGAGCTCTCCAAGTACCagtccgccgccgccgccgccgccgccgccggcggCGGGTCTTCTGCCCCCACTTTCGGCGGCGGGCTGGCCACCGCCGGCGTGCACGGCTTCCTTAATGCCGATCATCCGATCGGGTTCGGAAGGGAGCAGTTCTTCCCGGCGGGAAATAACCGGGAGCCACCTCGTCCCAACCAGCACTTGATGATGAGGAATTTTGAAGGGGAGTTGGTGGGGAGATTGGGTGCGAATGGAGCATATGATGCAGCAGGAATTGTGGCAGCTATGAATGCGTCGGCGGCGAGCATCGGGCCATTGGGTGGGCAGTTCCTGAAGCCAAGTTCTGCCGGCAGGAATGACCGGCCGAGCGTCGGGCCGTCGTAGATGTCCTTGCAGGTTTCTATATATTTTGCTACTATTATTTTCTGGGTGCTTCCTCCTCTTTGATAACACTATGCTTTTATTTGATTTTAGTGTCAAGGGTGGTTCTTCTACATTAGTAGTCAAAAGTAAGAGCTTGAGATTAGCTGCATGATATCGCAAAAGTCATATATGTAAAAGTAGTCAAactattgatatatatatatatatatatataatttcctAGGTAAGTAAGGAGTTGGTAGGCTCCTAGGCAATATTTATAGTGATGAgatgatataaatatatgtaatgtTTGTTTCATAGCTAAGAAAAGAACGGAGCCGAATTTTAGCAGTTAATTGTTGCAAATTTTGTGACAAATCACTTCTCTGGCTTTAATATTAGTTGGTGGTTTCGGTTAAGAAGGTCAAATACTTTGGGAGTAGTGTGGGCATGCACTGTTCTACGTAATTATCAAAAACCTGGTATAATACAGTCTGGTAGAAAAATCCCTTAAATCTGCATCGAGTAACTCGTACAACATTGAGCGAGTTCATGCAGATTATTTATCCATTTAGTGCTTTAAATTTGATATATCTGCCAGTTATCCTTGAATGGTTATGCTTTAAGGCATGAAGGTCATTTTGGATGACATGGTTAGCCGATTCTAGTGCCCCATAGAGATGGAGAGTTCTGTGGTTCAAACTCCTTAATTTTGAAGAATAATAGCATGATGAAATTTTAGTGTCCCATGGAAGAATAATAGCATGATGAAATTTTAGTTAAGACTTTGAAGAATCCTTAATTTGCTgcagtaaaagaaaagaaaatctgaATCATAAAGCTATTGCTTGGAGAAGTTCGGAGCAAATTATGCTGCTGCCTAACTTTGAATAATGGCATTCACACGACCAGATAGCATAACTGTGTGTTGAAGCAAGGAGTTTAAGGTGGATTGGCCTTCAACATAGAGAACGTTTCAGAATCAAAGGCTGAACAAATGGCCGCGGGATAGCTTTTGTAATAataatttacatcaaaaaaaagtttttgttataataaaatatatattgcaTTTTAAGTTAATTGGTGTCTATTTCTAGCTGTTTTCCAAATAGATATTATGCTCCAAAGAGAAGCTCGTTATTTTGATGTATATTTCTTGATCACTTCAATTTGAATAAACCTCCAGAACTTCCACGATCTTACTTCTTTTCaccaaaaaagggagagaaatgtttcttttaaaatataatgaaaaTTCTACTGTAAAAAATCTTCTAGCTTCTTGTTTCTTTCAGAATGAAGACAAATTTGTTATGGCTTTGGCATGTGGTGCATATGAGTACATGCCATGCCTGCCCGCATCTATTGTGCTGTTGGCATCAAAGTTTTTGATTGCAAACTCCATCAGGTTACACTGTTCGATCACAGTTTCATTAACAGAAACTAGCGTTAGAAAAATCCTTCAAGAAAAGCCGCTTCTATAGTTAACATTGTTTGGATTGGGTTCAGAAAATCTAAAACTTAAGTATATTGTTGAGTTGCAGGTATAAGGCTTGGAGGATATTGGGCACTTGCGGATGAAACTGAGAGCTAGAGAGTTAGAATTGACAAAGACGCCTGGATTTTAATTTCAATCCATTTACATGAAATAGATTTTTCTTTTCTCCCCCTTGTTTTATCTTAGCGTTGTTTATTTTATCCTCTCTTCTTGATCTGGCCAGTTGGACATTTTGTATTCCGAGTGCTTGTTATAGTGGCAGTCCTAGTTGCTGTATCCCCCCTTCGTTACCTGCATGGCTTATTTGATCTTCCTCACCCTTTTCTGTTGTAATGATTTTTATTACCTGTTAACAGAATTTTGGAAGTTATTTTCAAATTGTTCGAGAtgccaagaagaaagaagaattgtTTTTTGTGGGGAAAAAAATCCTTCCACTTTGGCCCAAATTTTACTATTTGCTCATAATGTCTTAACTGTAGAAGGGACCCACTTGGATCCATTGTTTTGGAATCATATCCACCAATTTAATGCATTGTTATGGTGGATTcgatttcttctttcctcttgcaTCTTATAAGAAATTGCAGATCTGTTGGGATATTTGGGTGCTACTTCCATGATTAATAAACCACTCATGGAATGTTTATCACTTAAAAAGATTTCCATACAAACGTACTTTATGGGCAGGGATGACTGAAATCTTTGATAGGGTCCAAGTGCTGACAATAAAATTATAAACATCCATCATACGATACCTTTCTTTTGGTAGATATCAGTTTTCTCATCATTATCAAACCTTACATAAGGCTCTGTACCCATAAAATTCTGATGGTCATCAAAAGATATTGTCTTGATGCCGGTCAATAAGAAGGGTAGGTCTCATGACAACCATCATATGGTTAAGTCAATATCATATGGTCAAGGTCAAGGAATGTTTATCACACAACAAGATTTCCATACAAAATAAATTCTATGGGCAAGGGTGCATGGTTGGGAAATCTTTAATAGGGTCAAAGTGCTGATAATAGAATTATGAACATCCATCATATGATACCTTTCCTTCGGTAGATATCAGTTTTCCCATCACTATCAAACCTTAAATAGTTCTATGCCCATGAAATTCTGATGGCCATCAGAAGATATTGTATTGCTGCTTGTCAGCAAGAAAGATAGGCCTCATGACCACCCTCATATGGTTAGGTCAACTACATTCCATATTGGTGGTCAATTTCCAAAGACAAAGGTACATGGAGTGGATATATTGACAGATTCAATGGTGATGTAGACTCAGAAGCATTTGAGGGAAGCCCAAAAGGTTAGTATGGTGAGTTAAAGCTGAAACATTTATGGGAAGCCCAAGAGGGTTTTATACCTATTCCTCTGAGTCTTCAAGTAAGACTGTAAGAGGTTGGTGGTTGACCAGAGTCTACAAGACTTTTCCTTTCTCTATTGTCTAAACCCTCCATTGTGAATGAGTCTCTCTCGACTTTGCGGAGTGATAGAAAAATGACAGAAATAGGGAGATTAGTTAGGGATTTGAGGTGGCAGAAAGCATTTATCAGAGAAGAGCAAAAGACAAATCAACAAAGACAAAAGGCCTttctttgagagagagagagagggagccatCAATACAAGGTGTCATGAAAGCCTTCCCAAAATGCCGTTCTGATGCAAACTTAATGCCCTAAAGCATTTATACCGTCACCAATCCCCACCACCtattaaaaaaatccaaaaaaaaatgccGACTTGAGAGAGAGAACCCTTCTTGCTCCCGGCCTCTCTAGAGTTGTGCAGACATTCAAAACATAGTCAAAACATACATGCCATGACATTGCTGATGTACCTAAGCAATGATGAACGCATCCTTAAATGCATGCCCTTTGCTCACGTCTCCTGCGCCAGCACACCGTACCAGACGCAGATGGATCCCACTAAAAACCACACGGGCGacatacatgaaaatattttgcaaAAAACAAAAATGAAGCATTACAACTCTATGGCTGTGCTTAGATTGGTCCACTGCCGATGGGTCTGATCCAACcaataatctctctctctctctctctctcttttctctctctcactatatatatatatatctcatccatccatccatctttaTATCCATGCATAGTACCTGCTATCCTCATGCTCTTGTTCCGAACTCTTCACTTGGAACTCATGAATCAAATAGGCTGAGCTTAAACCACATATAGTAAAGATGTTAGAGATTTTTTTATGCGCCCATTGCTCACAATGATAATTCATTTTTCTTCTACACGTAATGCTATGTTCACAGCATTTTTTTACAAGACTTTGGTTATGCATATGTTGACTGCAGTATGTTTAGCAACAAtacaaaaaaggaataagttttacTCTCCTTGGGAATTGAGGAAGTCAAATTGAATAGCTAATGTTCCGTACTTGCATTAAAGAATTATGCTAGAGCGGCAATCCACAAAGGCATCACCCTTTTGACTCATACTATGTGCTCTCGATCTGTACAACAAAAAAAGCGCATCTCGTATAGTTTTGCTAGTCTTGCCAGTGATGCTCTCCATCAAAAGTC
Above is a genomic segment from Elaeis guineensis isolate ETL-2024a chromosome 1, EG11, whole genome shotgun sequence containing:
- the LOC105034859 gene encoding protein ASYMMETRIC LEAVES 2 gives rise to the protein MASSSAPVPASSAAVSSSMTASTSSPCAACKFLRRKCQPDCVFAPYFPPDQPQKFVHVHRVFGASNVTKLLNELHPYQREDAVNSLAYEADMRLRDPVYGCVGVISILQHQLRQLQMDLSCAKSELSKYQSAAAAAAAAGGGSSAPTFGGGLATAGVHGFLNADHPIGFGREQFFPAGNNREPPRPNQHLMMRNFEGELVGRLGANGAYDAAGIVAAMNASAASIGPLGGQFLKPSSAGRNDRPSVGPS